GCGCCTCGATGACCCACTTGGAGCCGCCCGACGGGACGAAGAGGCCCAGGATCGCCGAGTAGAGCGAGACCAGGACCGGATAGCTGCCGCGGCTCGAGACGTGGACGAAGAAGCGCGCCAGGTCGCCCGCGATGGGCGAGAGCGTGATCATGCCGAAGATGCCGGCGTAGAAGGGGAACTGGATGAGGACGCCGGCGGTCGCCGGCACCGCCTCCGCCACCGCGCGCACGAAGGCCCGCGGCCGCCAGTGGAGCAGCATGCCCACCATGAGGAAGAGCAGGTTGTAGGTGTTCAGGTCGAGGGCGGCCAGGGGGCCCTTGGCCGCCAGCACCTGGCCCAAGTAGGCCAGGCCCAGGAGCGCCACCAGCACCGTCAGCAGCGGGCTGTACTCCGGCCACTCGCCCGGCGTCCGGCGCGGCTCCAGGCGCGTCTCGGGCAGCCCCGCCGGCACGCCGTAGGCCTCCGCCGTCCTGGCGCTGGCGGCCGGCGCCGAGAGCCAGGCGACCAGCACCGAGAGGAACAGGAGGATGGCGGCCGTGGCCAGGCTCTGCCAGGTGAAGATGGTCTGGCCC
This genomic window from Bacillota bacterium contains:
- a CDS encoding TIGR00366 family protein, with protein sequence AFVAFFAAFTSLISWGFSLIFSGLLVRELAQRVRGLNYRAAGAAAYLGLGSIWALGLSSSAALMMATPGSIPPALLKISGVIPLGQTIFTWQSLATAAILLFLSVLVAWLSAPAASARTAEAYGVPAGLPETRLEPRRTPGEWPEYSPLLTVLVALLGLAYLGQVLAAKGPLAALDLNTYNLLFLMVGMLLHWRPRAFVRAVAEAVPATAGVLIQFPFYAGIFGMITLSPIAGDLARFFVHVSSRGSYPVLVSLYSAILGLFVPSGGSKWVIEAPYVLQAARDLHVHLGWVVQIYNAAEALPNLVNPFWMLPLLGLLNVRARELVGYSVLQLLVHLPVVLFLMWLFARTLPYVPPLPAG